In Cicer arietinum cultivar CDC Frontier isolate Library 1 chromosome 7, Cicar.CDCFrontier_v2.0, whole genome shotgun sequence, a single window of DNA contains:
- the LOC101513228 gene encoding uncharacterized protein produces the protein MKKKLDTRFPAARIKKIMQADEDVGKIALAVPVLVSKALELFLQDLCDRTYEITLQRGAKTMNSLHLKHCVQSYNVFDFLKDVVSKVPDYGHGHGHTDAGAADDQAISKRRKAIGDDCNDSDEEAKRGKMVELSHASPTGRGRGRGRGRGRGRGRGSRATLREGHLPETESEPFPPVQQVNQHTTDTNVEGKHDDVTHSESKEELPKENIVAPVENSDSLRNIDLNANMNETDDKKASAVANPAPAATNPAPTTANTSLSEPPHIDDSNHEEMPGWSLSEVDKMAIDSMQLAQLGTRMEEDDEDYDEEG, from the exons ATGAAGAAGAAGCTCGATACCCGTTTTCCTGCT GCTCGGATAAAGAAGATAATGCAAGCGGACGAGGATGTTGGAAAGATAGCACTGGCTGTGCCTGTTTTAGTTT CTAAAGCTCTAGAGCTATTTCTGCAAGATCTTTGTGACCGTACTTATGAAATTACTCTTCAAAGAGGAGCAAAAACCATGAATTCATTGCATTT AAAACATTGTGTACAAAGCTATAATGTCTTTGACTTTCTGAAGGATGTAGTAAGCAAGGTTCCCGACTACGGCCATGGTCATGGCCATACTGATGCTGGTGCTGCTGACGATCAGGCCATTTCAAAAAGAAG AAAAGCTATAGGTGATGATTGTAATGACAGTGATGAAGAAGCTAAGAGGGGCAAGATG GTTGAGTTGAGCCACGCTAGCCCTACTGGTAGGGGCAGAGGCCGAGGTAGAGGAAGAGGCCGTGGTCGAGGTCGAGGATCTCGAGCTACACTAAGAGAGGGACATCTTCCGGAGACTGAATCTGAACCCTTTCCGCCTGTTCAACAAGTTAACCAGCATACTACAGATACAAATGTGGAGGGTAAACACGATGACGTGACTCACTCGGAGTCAAAGGAGGAATTACCAAAGGAGAACATTGTGGCTCCTGTTGAAAATTCCGACTCACTCCGTAACATCGATCTGAATGCCAATATGAACGAAACCGATGACAAAAAGGCCAGCGCAGTTGCTAATCCTGCTCCCGCAGCCACTAATCCCGCTCCGACAACCGCTAATACCTCATTGTCTGAACCACCTCATATAGACGACAGCAATCATGAAGAAATGCCGGGCTGGTCCCTTTCTGAGGTGGACAAGATGGCCATCGATTCGATGCAGCTTGCACAACTCGGTACGCGAATGGAAGAGGATGATGAAGATTATGACGAAGAAGGTTAA